The DNA segment GCGACTGCTCTGCACTGGTGGCTGAAGCAGGTTCTTACTTCGATCGTGTGATTGGCGCAATCAGCTGATCTCCTGACGATCAAGTCTTCTCTCCTTACCTTCTCAGCACCTTTTACCTAAGGATCTCAAATGAAATCCGTCGTCACCACTGTTGTGACCGCAGCTGATGCAGCCGGTCGCTTCCCTTCCCAGAACGATCTTGAGGCTGTTCAGGGCAACATCCAGCGTGCAGCTGCACGTCTGGAAGCTGCCGAAAAGCTGGCCGCCGGTCTGGACAATGTCACCCGCGAAGCAGGTGATGCTTGCTTCAATAAGTACGCCTATCTGCGGCAACCCGGTGAAGCCGGTGATAGCCAAGTGAAGGTCGACAAGTGCTACCGCGACCTCGGTCACTACCTGCGCTTGATCAACTACTGCCTCATCGTGGGTGGTACTGGTCCTCTCGATGAGTGGGGTATTGCAGGAGCACGTGAGGTGTATCGCACCTTGGGTCTGCCCACCAACGCCTACATCGAAGCTCTGACTTACACTCGCGATCGTGCTTGCGCCCCTCGCGATATGAGCCCTCAGGCTCTTAACGAGTTCAAGAGCTATCTCGATTACGCGATCAACGCTCTGTCTTGATCAACTCGAGATTTTAGGGAAAGGGGGGAGCAGTTGCTCCCCCCTTTTTTTGTGTCAGCCAGATGGAAGACCACTGATCATCCATCACAGACAAGCTGAAATTCCATTAGATTTATCACAGGTGTATTTTTTTGATGACGACGTTTGTTCTATCTCATAACTTACAGGTTCAATCAGATCTCGTACCTGCATTGAATTTTGAACTACTTGCTCAAAAACTTAAATCTCTTTCGAAAAATATTTCTTCAACGGTAGTTTTAAATCACCCTCATTGGAAACTCTCTATATCATCTGATTTGTCTCCCCAAGATATGGCTGTTGATTTGGTGCAAACTTGGTCTGAACACCGTCGTCAACTCGGACACGACATGAACCACGTTGTCCTGGCACTTGGTGGAAGGAAAGATTCCCAAGCTTCTCCTGGAGCTCCACTCCAGGAGGGATATTGGGGTGTTGATATGGTTGAAACGCCTGATGAAAGCACTTTTCTTCAAGCGATCAACTGGGAAGCTCTTAAGGCTGGACGACCCGAAGATGCGATTTTTGAAGTTTCTTCGAGAGCCTCATAGATCTTGATCAGGCTTGTTTCCGACGATTCCTACGACGGCTAGAGGTACTTTTACGTTTGTTGGCCTCTGGCTTGTCTGAGTCTGCTTTTTCTTTCTTATTAGAACTGGTTTCTTTTTGGGGTGTTAATTTCTCTACTAGTTTCCGAACCTTGGATGTAGACGTTTGCTTTTTAGGTGCTGGTATTAAAGGCTGGTCCGCTGCGCTCCAGCCAACGGATGTTATCGGTGTATTGCAACTTCTAAAGGATTTCATCCATTGCGCCATGAACCGGGTGTCCACGCAAACTGTGTGGGAAGTTGAGGGCCTGCAGCCGTCCATCACACCAGTGGAAACATGGATCAATCGTCCGGGGAAAGGTCCCATATTTTTTGTAGTGGCTCAGAAGAATTTTGCCTCCGGTATCGTCTGATGGCAAGCTTGCTATTACTTTCTTATTCCAACAGGCCCCATTGAATTACGCACCTCAAGTAGAATCATCCGAATGTTGACCGTTACTGATGACTGGTCTTTTCGATAATATTCATGCTGGCTTGGATCAACAGGGAGCAATTGATATCTTGTCTAAAGAAGTTGGTATTCTGGAGAGTGAGAGTGATTATTATATGGCTATTTCTCATTTGATTAATTTTCCTGGCCCAAAAACAAGCCAAGCTTTATTGGCATTTCTGGATAAGTGTTCTGCGGATGTGCCTGTAGGTCTTGCACAACGAAAGGCTGTAGAAGTTCTTGC comes from the Synechococcus sp. A15-62 genome and includes:
- the cpeA gene encoding class 1 C-phycoerythrin subunit alpha; this encodes MKSVVTTVVTAADAAGRFPSQNDLEAVQGNIQRAAARLEAAEKLAAGLDNVTREAGDACFNKYAYLRQPGEAGDSQVKVDKCYRDLGHYLRLINYCLIVGGTGPLDEWGIAGAREVYRTLGLPTNAYIEALTYTRDRACAPRDMSPQALNEFKSYLDYAINALS
- a CDS encoding DUF2656 family protein, which encodes MTTFVLSHNLQVQSDLVPALNFELLAQKLKSLSKNISSTVVLNHPHWKLSISSDLSPQDMAVDLVQTWSEHRRQLGHDMNHVVLALGGRKDSQASPGAPLQEGYWGVDMVETPDESTFLQAINWEALKAGRPEDAIFEVSSRAS